Part of the Capricornis sumatraensis isolate serow.1 chromosome 9, serow.2, whole genome shotgun sequence genome, AGTATTACAGTATTCTTTTTTAAGTTGCATAATAATCAAATCTCCACCAAAGATGACTCCCTCTATTCCTGCCACTTTATGGACACATTTTGCTCAGGCACTTACCTTTCATCACGATTCTAAGGGAGTACACCCATTTCTCACTCCAGGGCAAATCACACTATCAGTCCCAATCATGGTAGTTAAGAATTGGGTAAGTATCACCTAAGCTGACAAATTAAAGAGAAGCCCATTTATTGGATATTAGAAGGAAAggatttcctctctcccttctatAGAATAACAAAGAACCCTGGCATATTTCACCTCTGAGGGGAATCAGCTTAAGGCGAATGCTAAAAACATCCTGTTCCGGAAACATCTGTATTTTCCCGTACGATTCTCCTATAAATGAGGGACTCCCTCAGGGAGGCAGAGAGCTTGCTGATGCAGGAGGTGAGTCATCCCACTGCTTCAGTGAGCTGGCTAATGGGGCGTCCGGGAGGCATGCTGAGAGTGAGGGGGACCTTCAAGGGCTGGCATGCACTAGATCATCCTTGAGGTACCAAAATGGAAGCACATCATATGTGTACAGTCCTGTTTAGTACCTGGATTATGACATTTAAGTTGAAACATTCTGACTTATACTCACAGTGACCTCCAAACTCTGTCAGAGTTGCTATCCATCTTGATGTGAATTACCACGGGATTGAGTGAACCACTGCTTCCTTTTAATTCCGAGGAACATTTGATTTCGTCATTATTTACCATTGTTTATTGACATATATTTCCACAGACCAAATCTTTCATTACATATATAGGTGAACATAGGATCATAATTGTATAGCATAGAAAATAAACCTTCTTGTATCACCCTCAGCATTTAATTATGCAAAACTAGTGACAAAcatctttagaaaaaaataataaaatagtccTTCAGTAttaaaatttcttattaaaaagCATGACACTGAAGTTAAGAGTATGGCATGTTATTAATGCATAGATGAGTCAGGCATGAATAAAATGAATCTAACCCCATCTCTTATAGTAAATCAAAATCTTTGAAAACTACAGTTTGTAATGGGTTAACTGAAAACAATGATATATTCAGTTTTTTCATTATTCCGTGGTTTCTGATCATGTAACTTTTTAaacaatgaatactcaggatatAAACAACGTACTGCATACTTACCAGGTGATTTTTATGTCACTCTGCTGAATGCAGGATAAATATATTTGGGCTTTTTATTGCTTGAGTAGAAAGTGCTCAttacttattattttatgtttataatatagaaaaattaaaaaaaaacacaaaaaaaaacaaaaagaaaagcttttaaatGGCATACATCACACTGTTGTAGTGGTGGACTTCCTCAAGATCGTCTTCTGTGGTTTTGGTGCAGTGGGAGGAGGCACAGTTGCAGGTCTGAGGGGGGGAAAGCTGTTACTGTGGCTTATTCCCAGCCCCCCATTTTCTAGTGGAAAAGGAGGGAGATGAGGGGGAAGTGGGTGGGTAGGGCCTTGGGGAGGAAGCTTTCCTGGTGGGTGGACGGGTTCACTGTGTAAGTGGACCTCCCTGTTCTTTACGTGATACCTGGTGTCACAGTCAGGACAGTAGCCATGGTACTGGACTTTTTCATTAAACCTTACTCGCTCCCGAGGCCCAGCTTGGGGGCACCTGTCTTTTTCGGGTCTGTGCATCAGAGGCTGCCCGGGAGCCTTGTCCAAGTTACTGCTGGGTTTGCAGTAGATGTCTCCGTTGGGGATTTTGGTTGGTGCCCCAGGGAAGCCTCCGTTTCGCAGAAGGGTGCCATTGGTCTTTACCGGATTGACAGTGGGCACCACTCGCTGGGGGTCTTCACACTTCACGGGTGTCAACCGTGGAGGAGGCGCTGGAGGGTTTGGCTTTCTCAGGACCGTGAGGATAGCAGATGGGTGGGCTGGGGGCTTAATGAGGGGGGCATTGGCCTGCACTTTGATCTTCTCTATGCTGGAGGCTGTCGTCCCGCTTGAGCTACTATTCAGGGTGTCCGTTTTGGAGCtgtcagtcatctcatcctccagCTGTAGGTCAGAGGTCAGGGTATCAATCTGGTCAACCACCTGGTAAAAAGGACAAGGTAATCATGTTGAATAACGACTCAAAGCAAAATATGCCACAAGTGTCTTCCTATTTCTTAATCAGATATGGGAACAGGGACTAATACTGAATGGTGAATTCCATGCTTCTTAagttttcattcaacaaatttagAGTATTTACCAGAAGAGCACCAACTATTTGATAACATAATGATTTCACATGCCTAGAATATGCTATTTATGTATATGTTCTATCCTGACTCTGCTGTATCCAAAGATAAAATATAACACAGAAacataactgatttttaaaactgatttacaatgttagtttcaggtgtacaatacagTGATGGTATTTTTATAGGTTAccctttatttaaatgtattataaaatat contains:
- the PRR16 gene encoding protein Largen, which translates into the protein MSAKSKGTPSSSSPAEGPPAASKTKVKEQIKIIVEDLELVLGDLKDVAKELKEVVDQIDTLTSDLQLEDEMTDSSKTDTLNSSSSGTTASSIEKIKVQANAPLIKPPAHPSAILTVLRKPNPPAPPPRLTPVKCEDPQRVVPTVNPVKTNGTLLRNGGFPGAPTKIPNGDIYCKPSSNLDKAPGQPLMHRPEKDRCPQAGPRERVRFNEKVQYHGYCPDCDTRYHVKNREVHLHSEPVHPPGKLPPQGPTHPLPPHLPPFPLENGGLGISHSNSFPPLRPATVPPPTAPKPQKTILRKSTTTTV